One window from the genome of Saccharomyces mikatae IFO 1815 strain IFO1815 genome assembly, chromosome: 6 encodes:
- the KEL3 gene encoding Kel3p (similar to Saccharomyces cerevisiae KEL3 (YPL263C); ancestral locus Anc_6.10) has product MAKKSKKDKEAKKARAELKNQKNQKKQEKKFHKNKNKSLDGDDDDESDQDLDEILSSFTKKQTELEHVDITAVERPSCRTHPLMFANPQHNKHELFIFGGEFTDSETKLTHFYNDLYSYSIKNNSWKKYVSQNAPLPRSSAAVAVHPSGIALLHGGEFSSPKQSKFYHYSDTWLFDCVERKFNKLEFGGRDSSPSARSGHRIIAWKNYFILFGGFRDLGNGQTSYLNDLWCFDISNYKWSKIETNSKPDARSGHCFIPTDNSAILMGGYCKTIAKNNKNLMKGKILNDAWKLNLTPDPKKWQWEKLKNFKNQPSPRVGYSFNLWKQNKSVAFGGVYDLQETEESLESVFYNDLYMFHLELNKWSKLRIKSQRQTSNRNSPATSKRKSNKDQEKELQDLLNSILAKSNLNDDDDENDDYTATGSNSIDGDEDEEDDSDLDNQEDITISNQLPHPRFNAATCVVGDSLFIYSGVWELGEKDYPINSFYSIDLNKLDGVKVYWEELSAIEEAKRLGDRDSDEEEFEYEDEEDDEDQSEEEQDAGLLESDEDEESDDEDDGQAQMEIPDERSWLPHPKPFETLRAFYLREGANFLTWSISNNRNLKGKQLKTKSFELCEDRWWERRDQVTLEEERLEDTGGIIERDVTTKPSKRR; this is encoded by the coding sequence ATGGCGAAGAAGAGTAAGAAGGATAAGGAAGCTAAAAAGGCACGTGCTGAGctgaaaaatcaaaagaatcagaagaaacaagagaaaaagtttcacaagaacaagaacaagtCTTTAGATGGCGACGACGATGATGAAAGTGATCAAGATCTTGATGAAATTCTTTCGAGCTTCACCAAGAAGCAAACCGAATTGGAACATGTAGATATAACTGCTGTGGAGAGGCCCTCTTGTCGTACTCATCCGTTGATGTTTGCGAATCCGCAGCACAATAAACATGAATTGTTCATTTTCGGTGGGGAGTTTACAGATTCAGAGACTAAACTGACACATTTCTATAATGACTTGTATTCATATTCCATAAAGAACAATTCgtggaaaaaatatgtcTCTCAAAATGCACCTTTGCCCAGATCCAGTGCTGCTGTTGCAGTACATCCTTCCGGTATTGCATTGTTACACGGTGGTGAATTCTCCTCCCCAAAGCAATCTAAGTTTTATCACTATTCCGATACATGGTTGTTCGATTGCGTTGAAAGGAAATTCAATAAGTTAGAGTTTGGTGGTAGAGATTCTTCACCAAGCGCCAGATCAGGTCATAGAATCATTGCTTGGAAGAActattttatattatttggtgGGTTCAGAGATTTGGGGAATGGACAAACCTCTTACTTAAATGATTTGTGGTGttttgatatttcaaaCTACAAATGGAGCAAAATAGAGACTAACAGTAAACCTGACGCTCGTTCTGGCCATTGTTTCATCCCCACAGACAATTCCGCCATATTGATGGGTGGTTATTGTAAAACTATTGCTAAGAATAACAAAAATCTAATGAAGGGTAAAATCTTGAATGATGCATGGAAATTGAATTTAACCCCTGATCCAAAGAAGTGGCAATgggaaaaattaaagaatttcaagaatCAGCCTTCACCAAGAGTTGGTTACTCGTTTAATTTATGGAAGCAAAATAAATCGGTTGCTTTTGGTGGTGTTTATGATTTGCAAGAGACTGAAGAATCCTTAGAGTCTGTTTTCTATAACGACCTATACATGTTCCACCTAGAATTGAACAAGTGGTCAAAGTTAAGAATCAAATCTCAGCGTCAAACGAGTAACAGAAATTCACCTGCTACGAGTAagagaaaatcaaataaagatcaagaaaaggagTTGCAGGATTTGCTAAATTCAATTTTAGCCAAGTCTAAtttaaatgatgatgacgacgaAAATGATGACTACACCGCGACTGGTTCGAACTCTATtgatggtgatgaagatgaagaagatgatagTGATTTGGACAACCAAGAAGATATTACCATCTCAAATCAATTACCACATCCAAGATTTAACGCAGCAACTTGTGTTGTGGGTGACTCATTGTTTATTTACAGTGGTGTCTGGGAACTGGGCGAGAAAGATTATCCTATAAACTCGTTCTATAGTATAGACTTGAACAAGTTAGATGGTGTCAAGGTTTACTGGGAGGAGCTATCTGCTATCGAAGAAGCAAAGAGACTAGGTGATAGAGATTCCGACGAAGAAGAGTTTGAATACGAGGACGAagaggatgatgaagatcagagtgaagaagaacaggATGCCGGGTTGCTTGAAAGtgatgaggatgaagaaagcGACGATGAAGACGATGGACAAGCGCAAATGGAGATTCCGGACGAAAGATCTTGGTTACCACATCCCAAACCATTTGAAACTTTAAGGGCATTTTACTTGAGAGAAGGTGCAAATTTTTTAACCTGGTCTATTTCTAATAACAGAAACTTA